In a single window of the Acidimicrobiales bacterium genome:
- the purQ gene encoding phosphoribosylformylglycinamidine synthase subunit PurQ — MSGRVGVVVFPGSNCEHDVVEAIEGLGGEAELVWHGARSVSRVDSLVLPGGFAHGDYLRPGALARFSPVMGAVRSFAADGGPVLGVCNGFQILTEAGLLPGALQKNHHLKFLCTTVSARIERSRSFISRLTSPGTVLRLPINHFEGNYICGPETLAQLRADERIVARYCDNPNGSIDDIAGITNEAGNVVGLMPHPERAYTNMLGSADGAILLRSLLDPSAGQWPKTPTEAEVASGPPGPAGSRLA; from the coding sequence ATGAGCGGGCGCGTCGGTGTGGTGGTGTTTCCGGGGTCGAACTGTGAGCACGACGTGGTCGAAGCGATCGAAGGTCTGGGCGGAGAGGCGGAGCTGGTGTGGCACGGCGCCCGCTCGGTGTCCCGGGTCGACTCGCTCGTGCTGCCGGGGGGCTTTGCCCACGGCGACTATCTCCGCCCGGGTGCCCTGGCCCGGTTCTCGCCTGTGATGGGCGCGGTGCGCTCCTTCGCCGCTGACGGTGGCCCCGTATTGGGGGTGTGCAACGGCTTCCAGATCCTGACCGAGGCGGGCTTGCTTCCCGGTGCGCTCCAGAAGAACCATCACTTGAAGTTCCTCTGCACGACCGTGAGCGCCCGTATTGAGCGCAGTCGATCCTTTATCTCACGGTTGACTTCACCGGGAACAGTGCTCCGGCTTCCCATCAATCACTTCGAGGGGAATTACATCTGCGGGCCCGAGACGCTCGCCCAGCTTCGTGCCGATGAACGTATCGTCGCCCGCTACTGCGACAATCCGAACGGCTCCATCGACGACATTGCCGGGATCACCAACGAGGCCGGGAACGTCGTCGGACTGATGCCTCATCCTGAGCGGGCCTACACCAACATGCTCGGCTCCGCCGACGGAGCGATCCTCTTGCGCTCGCTGCTGGACCCGTCGGCGGGGCAGTGGCCCAAGACGCCGACCGAGGCGGAAGTCGCTAGTGGACCCCCTGGGCCCGCTGGATCCCGGCTCGCCTGA
- the purS gene encoding phosphoribosylformylglycinamidine synthase subunit PurS translates to MRFHALVEVRLRPGIADPQGATIERALPALGFDGIEGVRVGKAIRFDVDAPDEAAARAEIDDLCRRLLANPVIEDADVSVSPASITTGGRTG, encoded by the coding sequence GTGAGGTTTCACGCTCTCGTCGAGGTGCGCCTGCGTCCCGGCATCGCCGACCCTCAGGGCGCCACCATCGAGCGGGCCCTGCCGGCGCTGGGCTTCGACGGGATCGAGGGCGTCCGGGTCGGCAAGGCGATCCGCTTCGATGTCGACGCTCCCGACGAGGCGGCGGCGCGCGCCGAGATCGACGACCTGTGCCGACGCCTGCTGGCCAACCCGGTCATCGAGGATGCCGACGTCAGCGTCTCGCCCGCGTCGATCACCACCGGAGGTCGGACCGGATGA
- a CDS encoding phosphoribosylaminoimidazolesuccinocarboxamide synthase, producing the protein MTLTHVHSGKVRDVYGNGDGRLLMVASDRISAFDVVLAEPIPDKGRVLTAMTVFWLEQFADLAPSHLVSADPADFPPDARGLEQIDGRAMLVRRAEMLPIECIVRGYLSGSAWKEYRTAGTVHGVPQPSGLQESERLPEAIFTPSTKATEGHDVNIGFEEAAATVGTAVAEQARDICLAAYRRGAEWAAGRGIIIADTKFELGFIDGRLALCDEVLTPDSSRFWPVTEWATGSTPPSFDKQPVRDHLEATGWDKSPPPPPLPDEVVEATSARYRAAYEQITGLRLADWYGNDGP; encoded by the coding sequence GTGACGCTCACTCACGTCCACTCCGGCAAGGTCAGGGATGTCTACGGCAATGGCGACGGCCGCCTGCTGATGGTGGCATCGGACCGGATCTCGGCCTTCGACGTCGTGCTGGCCGAGCCCATCCCCGACAAGGGTCGGGTGCTCACGGCCATGACGGTCTTCTGGCTGGAGCAGTTCGCCGATCTGGCGCCCAGCCACCTGGTGAGCGCCGATCCGGCGGACTTCCCACCCGACGCTCGCGGCCTCGAACAGATCGACGGGCGCGCCATGCTCGTGCGCAGGGCGGAGATGCTGCCCATCGAGTGCATCGTCCGGGGCTACCTCTCGGGCTCGGCATGGAAGGAGTACCGGACCGCGGGCACCGTTCACGGGGTGCCCCAGCCGAGCGGCCTCCAGGAGTCGGAGCGACTACCGGAGGCCATCTTCACACCCTCGACCAAGGCGACCGAGGGCCACGACGTGAACATCGGCTTCGAGGAGGCCGCCGCCACGGTCGGTACCGCCGTCGCCGAGCAGGCTCGCGACATCTGCCTCGCCGCCTACCGGCGGGGGGCCGAGTGGGCGGCCGGGCGCGGCATCATCATCGCCGACACCAAGTTCGAGCTCGGCTTCATCGACGGCCGCCTCGCCCTGTGTGACGAGGTGCTCACGCCCGACTCTTCGCGGTTCTGGCCCGTCACCGAGTGGGCGACCGGTTCCACCCCGCCGTCGTTCGACAAGCAGCCCGTCCGGGACCACCTGGAGGCGACGGGCTGGGACAAGTCGCCGCCACCCCCGCCTCTTCCCGACGAGGTGGTCGAGGCCACCAGCGCTCGCTACCGGGCCGCCTACGAGCAGATCACGGGATTGCGCCTGGCCGACTGGTACGGGAACGACGGACCGTGA
- the purB gene encoding adenylosuccinate lyase, protein MIPRYSLPEMAELFTDEARFRTWLEIEVLAVEAWSQLGVVPEADAAAVRERAPVITAGTISAIAERERVTDHDVAAFVDVVQDAIGPPAGAWVHYGLTSSDVVDTALGVTLSAAADLLLQASGELVVTLERRARELADVAMVGRTHGIHAEPITFGGKLALWCLQAERDRRRLEAARRAVAVGKLSGAVGTYSNIDPAVETRVCAALGLRPVPATQVVARDRHAEYLWACASVGASVESFATEIRHLQRTEVGEVEEPFASGQKGSSAMPHKRNPIVAERLSGLARVLRGYVGPGLEDVALWHERDISHSSVERVILPDASLVAYYVLRKMTALVDGLVVHPDRMRENLDRSHGLVFSQAVLLALVASGMDRDSAYRIVQRDARLAWDEAKPLRMVLESDPEVPLRPDQLDDAFSIDRALRHARRAVDALDTLGSPDEEAR, encoded by the coding sequence GTGATCCCCCGCTACTCGCTTCCGGAGATGGCGGAGCTGTTCACCGACGAGGCGAGGTTCCGCACCTGGCTGGAGATCGAGGTCCTCGCCGTCGAGGCCTGGTCGCAGCTGGGCGTCGTCCCCGAGGCCGACGCCGCGGCCGTGCGGGAGCGGGCGCCGGTCATCACCGCGGGCACGATCTCGGCCATCGCCGAGCGGGAGCGGGTGACCGATCACGACGTCGCCGCCTTCGTGGACGTGGTGCAGGACGCCATCGGCCCCCCGGCCGGCGCGTGGGTCCACTACGGCCTGACGTCCTCCGACGTGGTCGACACGGCCCTCGGTGTCACCCTCAGTGCGGCCGCCGACCTGCTGCTGCAGGCCAGCGGCGAGCTGGTCGTTACGCTCGAGCGCCGGGCCCGCGAGCTGGCCGATGTCGCCATGGTCGGCCGCACCCACGGGATCCACGCCGAGCCGATCACCTTCGGGGGGAAGCTGGCGCTCTGGTGCCTGCAGGCCGAGCGCGACCGCCGGCGCCTCGAGGCCGCCCGGCGGGCGGTGGCCGTGGGCAAGCTCTCCGGCGCGGTCGGCACGTATTCGAACATCGACCCCGCGGTGGAGACCAGGGTGTGCGCCGCGCTGGGCCTGCGTCCGGTGCCCGCGACCCAGGTGGTGGCGCGTGACCGTCACGCCGAGTACCTCTGGGCCTGCGCGTCGGTCGGTGCCAGCGTGGAGAGCTTCGCCACCGAGATACGGCATCTCCAGCGCACCGAGGTCGGTGAGGTCGAGGAGCCGTTCGCATCGGGGCAGAAGGGCAGCTCCGCCATGCCCCACAAGCGCAACCCCATCGTGGCCGAGCGGCTGTCGGGTCTCGCCCGGGTCCTCCGCGGCTACGTGGGTCCCGGGCTGGAGGACGTGGCCCTCTGGCACGAGCGCGACATCTCCCACAGCTCGGTCGAGCGGGTGATCCTGCCCGATGCCAGCCTCGTCGCCTATTACGTTCTGCGAAAGATGACCGCGCTCGTCGACGGCCTCGTCGTCCACCCCGACCGGATGCGGGAGAACCTCGATCGGTCGCACGGCTTGGTGTTCAGCCAGGCCGTGTTGCTCGCCCTGGTGGCGTCGGGCATGGACCGGGACTCGGCCTATCGCATCGTGCAGCGCGACGCCCGCCTGGCGTGGGACGAGGCCAAGCCGCTGCGGATGGTGCTCGAGTCCGATCCCGAGGTGCCTCTCCGACCCGATCAGCTCGACGATGCCTTCAGCATCGACCGGGCCCTGCGCCACGCCCGGCGGGCCGTCGACGCGCTCGACACGCTCGGCTCACCCGATGAGGAGGCACGGTGA